A single genomic interval of Nonomuraea rubra harbors:
- a CDS encoding lipid-transfer protein: MSAGGQVGTAIAGIGATEFSKRSGRSELQLAAEAVLAALDDAGLSPGDVDGLVTYSQDANQEIAVARETGIGELTFFSRVEYGGGAACGTVAHAAMAVATGAARTVVCYRAFNERSGRRFGQPNAGLTGQPSSQGLEMSWHVPFGLMTPAAWVAMFARRYMHAYGATSADFGRVAVAMRRHAATNPAAWFHGRPITLEEHQVSRWIVEPLHLLDCCQESDGAVALVVTSTERARDLRRSPAVIAAAAQGAGAGQMMMTSYYRDDMTGLPEMSVVGRRLWELSGLSPADIQTAILYDHFTPFVLTQLEELGFCGRGEAPGFLADGGIELDGRLPVNPHGGQLGEAYIHGMNGIAEAVRQIRGTAVNQLQNVTNVLVTAGTGVPTSGLILSAG, encoded by the coding sequence GTGAGCGCTGGAGGGCAAGTCGGCACGGCCATCGCGGGCATCGGCGCCACCGAGTTCAGCAAGCGGTCGGGACGCTCCGAGCTGCAACTCGCCGCCGAGGCGGTGCTCGCGGCGCTGGACGACGCCGGACTGTCACCCGGCGACGTGGACGGCCTGGTCACCTACAGCCAGGACGCCAACCAGGAGATCGCCGTCGCCAGGGAGACGGGCATCGGCGAGCTGACCTTCTTCTCCCGCGTCGAGTACGGCGGCGGCGCCGCCTGCGGCACCGTCGCGCACGCCGCCATGGCGGTGGCCACGGGCGCGGCCCGCACCGTGGTCTGCTACCGGGCCTTCAACGAGCGCTCTGGCCGCCGCTTCGGCCAGCCGAACGCGGGGCTCACCGGGCAGCCCAGCTCCCAGGGGCTGGAGATGAGCTGGCACGTGCCGTTCGGGCTGATGACGCCGGCGGCGTGGGTGGCCATGTTCGCGCGGCGCTACATGCACGCCTACGGCGCCACCTCCGCCGACTTCGGCCGCGTGGCGGTGGCCATGCGCAGGCACGCGGCCACGAACCCGGCCGCCTGGTTCCACGGGAGGCCGATCACGCTGGAGGAGCACCAGGTGTCCCGGTGGATCGTGGAGCCGCTGCACCTGCTCGACTGCTGCCAGGAGAGCGACGGGGCGGTGGCGCTGGTGGTCACCTCCACCGAACGGGCCCGCGACCTGCGCCGTTCCCCGGCCGTGATCGCCGCCGCGGCGCAGGGGGCGGGCGCCGGCCAGATGATGATGACCAGCTACTACCGGGACGACATGACGGGGCTGCCGGAGATGTCCGTCGTCGGGCGCCGCCTCTGGGAGCTCTCGGGCCTGTCTCCCGCCGACATCCAGACGGCCATCCTGTACGACCACTTCACCCCGTTCGTGCTGACCCAGCTCGAAGAGCTGGGCTTCTGCGGGCGTGGGGAGGCACCCGGCTTCCTCGCCGACGGCGGCATCGAGCTGGACGGCCGCCTCCCGGTCAACCCGCACGGCGGGCAGCTCGGGGAGGCGTACATCCACGGCATGAACGGCATCGCGGAGGCCGTCCGCCAGATCAGGGGCACCGCGGTGAACCAGCTCCAGAACGTCACCAACGTCCTCGTGACGGCCGGCACCGGCGTCCCCACCAGCGGCCTCATCCTGTCGGCCGGGTAA
- a CDS encoding carboxymuconolactone decarboxylase family protein, which yields MEARMGQPAFVLPDAMQALMALEKTVNAAGVSRQLLNLVYLRCSQINGCSVCVDMHARDLKKHGESDERLWSVAGWRDAPYFTDEERAALALAEAATRLNDRSDPVPDDVWSAAADHFSETELAGIIMGIGLVNLWNRLNASTRQVAGAWTG from the coding sequence ATGGAAGCACGGATGGGCCAGCCCGCCTTCGTCCTGCCCGACGCCATGCAGGCCCTGATGGCCCTGGAGAAGACCGTCAACGCGGCCGGTGTCTCCAGACAGCTGCTCAACCTCGTCTACCTGCGCTGCAGCCAGATCAACGGGTGCAGCGTGTGCGTGGACATGCACGCGCGGGACCTGAAGAAGCACGGCGAGAGCGACGAGCGGCTCTGGTCGGTGGCTGGCTGGCGGGACGCGCCGTACTTCACCGACGAGGAACGCGCCGCCCTCGCCCTCGCCGAGGCCGCCACCCGGCTGAACGACCGGTCCGACCCGGTGCCCGACGACGTGTGGAGCGCCGCCGCCGACCACTTCAGCGAGACCGAGCTGGCCGGGATCATCATGGGCATCGGCCTGGTCAACCTCTGGAACCGGCTCAACGCCTCCACCCGCCAGGTCGCGGGCGCCTGGACGGGCTGA
- the sigJ gene encoding RNA polymerase sigma factor SigJ — protein sequence MNDDESLTGLFEAQRGQLRAVAYRMLGSVSEADDAVQETWLRLNRTDTADVRNLGGWLTTVVSRICLNMLRSREHRREDPLEERMPEPVVSPAGGADPEQEALLADSVGLALLVVLQQLEPTERLAFVLHDLFAVPFEEIARIVDRTPAATRQLASRARRRVSGAAPSPDPDVSRQREVVDAFMAAARDGDFDTLVSLLHPDIVLRTDVGPSAARGWNELRGALTVAKQALMFRRMAPFARPVLVNGTAGALMVLDGRTTAVGAFTIVDGKIVTLDILGDPARLGGFDVAALTGRS from the coding sequence GTGAACGACGACGAATCGCTGACCGGCCTCTTCGAGGCGCAGCGGGGTCAGCTGCGGGCTGTGGCGTACCGGATGCTGGGGTCGGTGAGCGAGGCCGACGACGCGGTGCAGGAGACGTGGCTCAGGCTCAACCGCACCGACACCGCCGACGTGCGGAACCTGGGCGGCTGGCTCACCACGGTCGTGTCCCGCATCTGCCTGAACATGTTGCGCTCCCGCGAGCACCGCCGCGAGGACCCGCTGGAGGAGCGCATGCCGGAGCCGGTGGTGAGCCCGGCGGGCGGCGCCGATCCCGAGCAGGAGGCGCTGCTGGCGGACTCGGTGGGGCTGGCGCTGCTCGTGGTGCTGCAGCAGCTGGAGCCGACGGAGCGGCTGGCGTTCGTGCTGCACGACCTGTTCGCGGTGCCGTTCGAGGAGATCGCGCGGATCGTCGACCGTACGCCCGCCGCCACCAGGCAGCTCGCCAGCCGGGCCCGCCGGCGGGTGTCCGGGGCCGCCCCGTCGCCGGACCCGGACGTGTCGCGGCAGCGCGAGGTGGTGGACGCGTTCATGGCGGCGGCCCGCGACGGTGACTTCGACACGCTCGTGTCGCTCCTGCACCCGGACATCGTGCTCCGCACGGACGTGGGTCCCTCGGCGGCCAGGGGCTGGAACGAGCTTCGCGGGGCGCTCACGGTCGCGAAGCAGGCGCTCATGTTCCGGCGGATGGCGCCGTTCGCCCGCCCGGTGCTGGTCAACGGCACCGCGGGGGCGCTCATGGTGCTGGACGGGCGGACGACCGCCGTGGGGGCGTTCACGATCGTCGACGGCAAGATCGTGACCCTGGACATCCTCGGCGACCCGGCGCGGCTGGGCGGCTTCGACGTGGCCGCGCTCACCGGCCGGTCCTGA
- a CDS encoding RNA polymerase sigma factor — MSQSLTDQRHRAELIAELYDLHAAGLFAYCADQLGDLGSASDVLVAVLSSVPATAPPRAALYAFARREIHRRDIVYSPPAVDPLIDPATALVERSLRELRPHQREVLVLCAVCGLSKAELAWVLDVAPDTAEELAVGAGHRLRQSLGTALASTGVRVPKPVADVYGALGVAPLRDVLGRLPWPQPPGALRIHFAGSRTAAPAPLFVKPRWPSPPMWPQPLADADPATSTVIFPAELLTPPSAAQTPVHEATTAPMPKLRDPFSPPRDVLDPGPPLRDPLGSARTLRDPLGELRPRTPSTGDRPVSGDRRDGERRDSVPYAGDRWVAGPSSGASARERPFFMAAPDPTAAEPFATGDVILPKDAPDPYMTGDVLVHGDPSLPLPPPRRTPAEERRRQPLEPQPTPEEFRRPPSAPEGFRRSPSAPEEFRRPPSAPEGFRAPPAAPEGFRAPPAPAPRRQASRAEEPVRGPAAPLFKPRAKPRPKPAAEPVYRLPDTREDEQDQAGSLGRPLEKPLEKPLERPLDRPRERPLDRPLDRPLEKPLSRPRQSAEPRKQGRPAGSSLLDPRPVRARPAPKRRPESGRPPKKVRRRKDRHHDWVWELVGFLLCVAIAMIVFFSMPVFVDP; from the coding sequence GTGTCTCAGTCGCTCACCGATCAGCGCCATCGTGCAGAACTGATCGCAGAGCTCTACGACCTCCATGCCGCCGGGCTGTTCGCGTACTGTGCCGACCAGCTCGGTGACCTCGGCTCGGCCTCCGACGTCCTGGTGGCCGTGCTCAGCAGCGTCCCCGCCACCGCGCCGCCCCGCGCCGCGCTCTACGCCTTCGCCCGCCGCGAGATCCACCGGCGGGACATCGTCTACTCCCCGCCCGCCGTCGACCCGCTCATCGACCCGGCCACCGCGCTCGTCGAGCGTTCCCTGCGCGAGCTGCGCCCGCACCAGCGCGAGGTGCTGGTGTTGTGCGCGGTGTGCGGGCTCAGCAAGGCCGAACTGGCCTGGGTGCTCGACGTCGCGCCCGACACCGCCGAGGAGCTGGCGGTGGGCGCGGGGCACCGCCTGCGCCAGTCGCTCGGAACGGCACTGGCCTCGACCGGGGTCCGCGTGCCCAAGCCGGTGGCCGACGTCTACGGCGCGCTCGGCGTCGCGCCGCTGCGCGACGTGCTCGGCCGCCTGCCGTGGCCGCAGCCGCCGGGAGCGCTGCGCATCCACTTCGCGGGCTCCCGTACGGCGGCGCCCGCACCGCTGTTCGTCAAGCCCCGCTGGCCCAGCCCGCCCATGTGGCCGCAACCGCTGGCGGACGCCGATCCGGCGACCAGCACGGTGATCTTCCCGGCCGAGCTGCTGACACCGCCCTCGGCGGCGCAAACGCCCGTGCACGAGGCGACCACCGCCCCGATGCCCAAGCTCCGCGACCCGTTCTCGCCCCCGAGGGACGTGCTCGACCCGGGGCCGCCGCTGCGGGATCCGCTCGGGTCGGCGCGAACGCTGCGGGACCCGCTGGGCGAGCTCCGGCCGCGCACCCCCTCCACCGGCGACCGGCCGGTCTCCGGCGACCGGCGGGATGGTGAGCGGCGGGATTCGGTGCCGTACGCCGGTGACCGGTGGGTCGCCGGGCCGTCCTCCGGGGCGTCGGCGCGGGAGCGGCCGTTCTTCATGGCGGCCCCCGACCCGACGGCCGCCGAGCCGTTCGCGACGGGTGACGTGATCCTGCCCAAGGACGCGCCGGACCCGTACATGACCGGCGACGTGCTCGTCCACGGTGACCCGTCCCTGCCGCTCCCCCCGCCGCGGCGGACGCCCGCCGAGGAACGCCGCCGGCAGCCGCTGGAGCCCCAGCCGACACCGGAGGAGTTCCGCAGGCCACCGTCGGCTCCCGAGGGGTTCCGCAGGTCGCCATCGGCGCCGGAGGAGTTCCGCAGGCCGCCGTCGGCTCCCGAGGGGTTCCGCGCGCCGCCGGCGGCTCCCGAGGGGTTCCGCGCGCCGCCGGCGCCGGCTCCGCGACGGCAGGCGTCACGGGCCGAGGAGCCGGTGCGCGGACCGGCGGCCCCGCTGTTCAAGCCCCGCGCCAAGCCCCGTCCCAAGCCCGCCGCCGAGCCGGTGTACCGGCTGCCGGACACCCGCGAGGACGAGCAGGACCAGGCGGGTTCCCTCGGCAGGCCGCTCGAGAAACCCCTGGAGAAGCCGCTGGAGAGGCCCCTGGACAGACCGCGGGAGCGGCCGCTGGACAGACCTCTCGACCGGCCGCTGGAGAAGCCGCTGAGCAGGCCGCGGCAGAGCGCGGAACCGCGCAAGCAGGGCCGGCCGGCGGGCTCGTCCCTCCTGGACCCGCGCCCGGTACGGGCCAGGCCCGCCCCCAAGCGACGCCCCGAGAGCGGCCGCCCGCCGAAGAAGGTGCGCCGCCGCAAGGACCGCCACCACGACTGGGTCTGGGAGCTCGTCGGGTTCCTGCTCTGCGTGGCCATCGCGATGATCGTGTTCTTCTCCATGCCGGTCTTCGTGGACCCATGA
- a CDS encoding ABC transporter ATP-binding protein — MITFESVTKRYPDGTVAVDDLSLEAPTGEITVFVGPSGCGKTTSLRMINRMIDATEGRILLDGKPVQGIDPPALRRGIGYVIQQAGLFPHRKIVDNIATVPYLLGWDRKKARAAAMELLERVGLDPALAGRYPFQLSGGQQQRVGVARALAADPPVLLMDEPFSAVDPIVRTNLQDELLRLQSELNKTIVFVTHDIDEAIKLGDRVAVLRVGGRLAQLADPKTLLSEPADDFVREFLGQDRGIRRLRFISTAGLRLRTDLTVPEGFDGSTSEPWLLVVDGDGRPVGWRRGDRPGELEPAGTYEHGRDNLRSALDAALLSPSGCAVAVDERGKAVGVATRQALDEALAEAADG; from the coding sequence GTGATCACATTCGAGTCTGTCACCAAACGCTATCCGGACGGAACGGTCGCCGTGGACGACCTCAGCCTGGAGGCGCCCACCGGCGAGATCACCGTGTTCGTCGGCCCGTCGGGCTGCGGGAAGACCACCTCGCTGCGGATGATCAACCGGATGATCGACGCCACCGAGGGCCGGATCCTGCTCGACGGGAAGCCGGTGCAGGGCATCGACCCGCCGGCGCTGCGGCGCGGCATCGGGTACGTCATCCAGCAGGCCGGCCTCTTCCCGCACCGGAAGATCGTCGACAACATCGCGACCGTCCCCTACCTGCTGGGCTGGGACAGGAAGAAGGCCCGCGCCGCGGCCATGGAGCTGCTGGAGCGCGTCGGCCTCGACCCCGCGCTCGCCGGCCGCTACCCGTTCCAGCTCTCCGGCGGCCAGCAGCAGCGCGTCGGCGTGGCCAGGGCGCTGGCCGCCGACCCGCCCGTGCTGCTCATGGACGAGCCGTTCAGCGCCGTCGACCCCATCGTCCGCACCAACCTCCAGGACGAGCTGCTGCGGCTGCAGAGCGAGCTGAACAAGACGATCGTGTTCGTCACGCACGACATCGACGAGGCCATCAAGCTCGGCGACCGGGTGGCGGTGCTGCGCGTGGGCGGCAGGCTGGCCCAGCTCGCCGACCCCAAGACGCTGCTGTCGGAGCCGGCCGACGACTTCGTCCGCGAGTTCCTCGGGCAGGACAGGGGGATCAGGCGGCTGCGTTTCATCTCCACGGCGGGGCTGCGGCTGCGTACCGACCTGACCGTGCCCGAGGGGTTCGACGGCAGCACGTCCGAGCCGTGGCTGCTGGTCGTGGACGGCGACGGCCGGCCGGTGGGCTGGCGGCGCGGCGATCGGCCCGGCGAGCTGGAGCCCGCCGGCACGTACGAGCACGGCCGCGACAACCTGCGCTCCGCCCTCGACGCGGCGCTGCTGTCGCCGTCCGGCTGCGCGGTGGCCGTGGACGAGCGGGGCAAGGCCGTCGGCGTGGCCACCAGGCAGGCCCTGGACGAGGCGCTGGCGGAGGCCGCAGATGGGTGA
- a CDS encoding ABC transporter permease translates to MGDGPPSIWEWIGRNWDTGRADSIRNLLTDHLTMSLVPIVLALLLALPLGLASIRWRWLYQPTAGFMNIVYALPSLPVFMLLISVTGLSQTTVIIPLTFYGMAVLIPAVVDGIDSVPDHVRQSAVAMGFTPLRRLLQVELPIAVPVVLAGMRVVAVSSISLVSVGALIGQGGLGGLFTRAYQNPFMPPVIVGIVLIVLLALIADGLLVLAQRLLTPWVRARKGQTGRKRKAVQVRARKGTVA, encoded by the coding sequence ATGGGTGACGGGCCTCCCTCCATCTGGGAGTGGATCGGGCGCAACTGGGACACCGGCCGGGCCGACAGCATCAGGAACCTGCTGACCGACCACCTGACGATGTCGCTGGTGCCGATCGTGCTCGCGCTGCTGCTCGCGCTCCCGCTCGGCCTGGCCTCCATCCGCTGGCGCTGGCTCTACCAGCCCACGGCGGGGTTCATGAACATCGTGTACGCGCTGCCGTCGCTGCCGGTCTTCATGCTGCTGATCTCGGTGACCGGGCTGTCGCAGACCACGGTGATCATCCCGCTGACCTTCTACGGCATGGCCGTGCTGATCCCGGCCGTGGTCGACGGGATCGACTCGGTGCCCGACCACGTACGCCAGTCGGCCGTGGCGATGGGCTTCACCCCGCTGCGCCGCCTTCTGCAGGTGGAGCTGCCGATCGCGGTGCCGGTGGTGCTGGCGGGCATGCGGGTTGTCGCGGTCTCCAGCATCAGCCTGGTCAGCGTGGGGGCGCTGATCGGGCAGGGCGGGCTCGGCGGGCTGTTCACGCGGGCGTACCAGAACCCGTTCATGCCGCCGGTGATCGTCGGCATCGTGCTCATCGTCCTGCTCGCGCTGATCGCCGACGGCCTGCTGGTCCTGGCGCAGCGGCTGCTCACTCCGTGGGTACGCGCGCGTAAGGGGCAGACGGGCCGGAAGCGGAAGGCCGTCCAGGTACGCGCACGGAAGGGGACGGTGGCGTGA
- a CDS encoding ABC transporter permease produces MNWLTSFLSWLGEFFGNGENWSGSGGIPMRLLEHLEFSALALLLAVLIAVPLGLAIGHTGRGELLVVVSANLARALPTLGLLVMFVLLLGTASIWPVIIPLVLLSVPPILVNTFEGIKGVDPELRDAAYGMGLRGGQVLGRVLVPVALPLILLGCRLSAIQVVATTTVAAYTGLGGLGRYVIDGFATKDYASVVGGSVLIVLFALVVQVLFALVQRVTVSPGVSQRLKVR; encoded by the coding sequence GTGAACTGGCTGACGTCGTTCCTGAGCTGGCTGGGCGAGTTCTTCGGCAACGGCGAGAACTGGTCGGGCTCCGGCGGCATCCCCATGCGCCTGCTGGAGCACCTGGAGTTCTCGGCGCTGGCCCTGCTGCTGGCCGTGCTGATCGCCGTGCCGCTGGGCCTGGCGATCGGGCACACCGGGCGGGGCGAGCTGCTCGTCGTCGTGTCCGCGAACCTGGCCAGGGCGCTGCCCACGCTGGGCCTGCTGGTGATGTTCGTGCTGCTGCTGGGCACGGCCTCGATCTGGCCGGTGATCATCCCGCTGGTGCTGCTGTCGGTGCCGCCGATCCTGGTCAACACGTTCGAGGGGATCAAGGGGGTCGACCCCGAGCTGCGCGACGCCGCGTACGGGATGGGGCTGCGCGGCGGGCAGGTGCTCGGGCGGGTGCTGGTGCCGGTGGCGCTGCCGCTGATCCTGCTCGGCTGCCGGTTGTCGGCCATCCAGGTCGTGGCCACCACCACGGTCGCCGCCTACACCGGGCTGGGCGGCCTCGGACGTTACGTGATCGACGGTTTCGCGACCAAGGATTACGCGAGCGTCGTCGGCGGTTCAGTACTGATTGTGCTGTTCGCGCTCGTGGTGCAGGTCCTGTTCGCGCTCGTCCAGAGAGTGACGGTCTCTCCGGGGGTGAGCCAGCGACTGAAGGTCCGATAG
- a CDS encoding ABC transporter substrate-binding protein, which produces MRRKYGVAGVFLTAMLALAACGGGGSTGGNPLDTTSAAPTGSASSAGGKAVIGSFDFDESVLLASIYAQALEAKGVQVEEKPRIGSREVVYDQVKSGGLTIVPEYNGNLLAFIDQKATAATTDEVNTALKEKLPAELEVLDSSPAEDKDSLSISKDTQTKQSLNTIEDLAKVSKDMIVGGPPEFKNRWEARFKEVYGLEFKEWKPTGPTTSDAIKDGSIQVGNVFTTDPKMAANNLVALQDPKNIFPAQNVTPLLNKAAASETIRTTLNGISAKLTTDSLLQMMQKISVNKDEPAVVAKEWLTTNGLG; this is translated from the coding sequence ATGAGACGCAAGTACGGCGTCGCCGGAGTGTTCCTCACGGCGATGCTCGCACTCGCCGCCTGCGGGGGCGGCGGCAGCACCGGGGGCAACCCCCTCGACACGACGAGCGCCGCTCCCACCGGCTCGGCTTCGAGCGCTGGAGGTAAGGCCGTCATCGGCTCCTTCGACTTCGACGAGAGCGTGCTGCTCGCCTCGATCTACGCCCAGGCACTGGAGGCCAAGGGCGTACAGGTGGAGGAGAAGCCGCGGATCGGCAGCCGCGAGGTCGTCTACGACCAGGTCAAGAGCGGCGGCCTGACGATCGTCCCCGAGTACAACGGCAACCTGCTCGCCTTCATCGACCAGAAGGCCACCGCCGCCACCACCGACGAGGTGAACACGGCGCTGAAGGAGAAGCTGCCCGCCGAGCTGGAGGTGCTCGACTCCTCCCCGGCGGAGGACAAGGACAGCCTGTCCATCTCCAAGGACACCCAGACCAAGCAGTCGCTGAACACGATCGAGGACCTCGCCAAGGTCTCCAAGGACATGATCGTCGGCGGCCCGCCCGAGTTCAAGAACCGGTGGGAGGCGCGCTTCAAGGAGGTCTACGGCCTGGAGTTCAAGGAGTGGAAGCCGACGGGGCCCACCACCTCCGACGCGATCAAGGACGGCTCGATCCAGGTCGGGAACGTCTTCACCACCGACCCGAAGATGGCCGCCAACAACCTCGTGGCGCTGCAGGACCCCAAGAACATCTTCCCCGCCCAGAACGTGACGCCCCTGCTGAACAAGGCCGCGGCCAGCGAGACCATCAGGACCACCCTGAACGGCATCTCGGCGAAGCTGACGACCGACTCCCTCCTGCAGATGATGCAGAAGATCTCCGTCAACAAGGACGAGCCCGCGGTCGTGGCCAAGGAATGGCTGACCACCAACGGTCTCGGATGA
- a CDS encoding flavin reductase family protein, with product MSELFTEAMAQLAAGVAVVTARDGRDDLGTTVSALMSVSLEPPLVLVSLASRGYLNEVLLRQDRWAASLLSSGQAAVASRFATAGRPSARLLVAGTPHHRGPLTEALVIEGGVAAIEAETTKVVPAGDHTIFIAAVLAVDYVDASLQPLVRLRGRYRSTAAT from the coding sequence GTGAGCGAGTTGTTCACGGAGGCGATGGCGCAGCTCGCCGCGGGGGTGGCGGTCGTGACCGCGCGCGACGGGCGCGACGACCTCGGCACCACGGTGTCGGCGCTGATGTCCGTCTCGCTGGAGCCGCCGCTGGTGCTGGTGAGCCTGGCCAGCCGCGGCTACCTCAACGAGGTCCTGCTCCGGCAGGACCGCTGGGCGGCCTCCCTGCTGTCGTCGGGCCAGGCCGCCGTCGCCAGCCGCTTCGCCACCGCCGGCCGGCCCAGCGCCCGGCTGCTCGTGGCGGGCACCCCGCACCACCGGGGCCCGCTGACCGAGGCGCTCGTGATCGAGGGCGGGGTGGCCGCGATCGAGGCCGAGACCACCAAGGTGGTCCCGGCCGGCGATCACACGATCTTCATCGCCGCCGTGCTGGCCGTCGACTACGTCGACGCGTCCCTCCAGCCCCTGGTACGGCTACGCGGCCGCTACCGCTCGACGGCCGCCACCTGA
- the sppA gene encoding signal peptide peptidase SppA, with translation MDAGKVIFETVEKLRQRRTAPLILELDLTEGLTEGPPADPLAAVLSMRKTRLADVLSGLKRARQDSRVKALVVKIGGQPLGLAMVQELRQAVIHFRASGKLTVAFSESFGEFGGGTVPYYLATAFERLYLQPSGDVGLTGVAMEQRFVKGALGKLGVGFEAGQRHEYKTAPNTFTQDHMTDPHRESMARIVESVTESLVAGIADGRRLDPGKVRELIDRGPFTAAEAQEAGLVDGLAYRDEVYDELKRSAGDDAHLLYVGRYAKAAAVRKLPHPMADAVALVHATGMIRTGRSGRSPLGGGGAMGSDTISAALRAARRDDHVKAVVFRVDSPGGSYVASDTVWREVTLTRKVKPVIVSMGDLAASGGYFIAMAADVIVAQPGTLTGSIGVYGGKPVFSELLEKAGINSEMVAQGANAGMFSTSRGFSPEQWDRINAWLDRIYDDFVGKVAQSRDLSRERTHELARGRVWTGADARANGLVDELGGLEDALAMARKRAGLADDAPVRTYPRINPLERLRGPESSEDRSAALARIRMDAWGPLARLSAELGLPAVGPLILPGWYSIR, from the coding sequence ATGGACGCAGGCAAGGTGATCTTCGAAACCGTGGAGAAGCTCCGTCAGCGGCGGACGGCCCCGCTGATCCTGGAGCTCGATCTCACCGAAGGCCTCACCGAGGGCCCGCCGGCGGATCCGCTCGCCGCTGTGCTGTCCATGCGCAAGACGCGCCTGGCCGACGTCCTGTCCGGGCTCAAGCGGGCCAGGCAGGACTCCAGGGTCAAGGCGCTGGTCGTGAAGATCGGGGGGCAGCCGCTGGGTCTGGCCATGGTGCAGGAGCTGCGCCAGGCCGTGATCCACTTCCGTGCCTCCGGCAAGCTGACCGTGGCGTTCTCGGAGTCGTTCGGGGAGTTCGGCGGCGGCACCGTGCCGTACTATCTGGCCACCGCCTTCGAGCGGCTCTACCTGCAGCCCAGCGGCGACGTCGGGCTGACCGGGGTGGCGATGGAGCAGCGCTTCGTCAAGGGGGCGCTGGGCAAGCTGGGCGTCGGGTTCGAGGCGGGGCAGCGGCACGAGTACAAGACCGCGCCCAACACCTTCACCCAGGACCACATGACCGATCCGCACCGCGAGTCCATGGCGCGCATCGTCGAGTCGGTCACCGAGAGCCTCGTCGCGGGCATCGCCGACGGCCGCCGCCTGGACCCGGGCAAGGTGCGGGAGCTGATCGACCGCGGGCCGTTCACCGCCGCCGAGGCGCAGGAGGCCGGGCTGGTCGACGGGCTGGCCTACCGGGACGAGGTGTACGACGAGCTCAAGCGGTCCGCGGGCGACGACGCGCACCTGCTGTACGTCGGCCGCTACGCCAAGGCCGCGGCCGTGCGCAAGCTGCCGCACCCGATGGCCGACGCGGTCGCGCTCGTGCACGCCACCGGCATGATCAGGACCGGCCGCAGCGGCCGCAGCCCGCTCGGTGGCGGCGGCGCGATGGGCTCCGACACGATCAGCGCCGCGCTGCGCGCGGCCAGGCGGGACGACCACGTCAAGGCCGTCGTGTTCCGGGTCGACAGCCCCGGCGGCTCGTACGTGGCCAGCGACACGGTCTGGCGCGAGGTGACGCTGACGCGCAAGGTCAAGCCCGTGATCGTGTCCATGGGCGACCTGGCGGCCTCCGGCGGTTACTTCATCGCGATGGCGGCCGACGTGATCGTGGCCCAGCCCGGCACGCTGACCGGCTCGATCGGCGTGTACGGCGGCAAGCCCGTCTTCTCCGAGCTGCTGGAGAAGGCCGGGATCAACTCGGAGATGGTGGCCCAGGGCGCCAACGCCGGCATGTTCTCCACCTCCCGCGGCTTCTCGCCCGAGCAGTGGGACCGCATCAACGCCTGGCTCGACCGCATCTACGACGACTTCGTGGGCAAGGTGGCCCAGAGCCGCGACCTGTCCCGCGAGCGTACTCACGAGCTGGCCCGCGGCCGGGTCTGGACGGGCGCCGACGCCCGGGCGAACGGCCTGGTGGACGAGCTGGGCGGGCTGGAGGACGCGCTGGCCATGGCCAGGAAGCGAGCCGGCCTGGCCGACGACGCGCCGGTGCGCACCTATCCGCGGATCAACCCGCTGGAGCGGCTGCGCGGGCCGGAGTCGAGCGAGGACCGGTCGGCGGCGCTGGCCAGGATCAGGATGGACGCCTGGGGGCCGCTCGCCCGGCTGTCGGCCGAGCTGGGCCTGCCCGCGGTGGGGCCGCTGATCCTGCCCGGCTGGTACTCCATCCGCTGA